A stretch of Clostridium sp. BJN0001 DNA encodes these proteins:
- a CDS encoding cell division protein SepF: MFNVVDKFKELIGVGEEYDDYDDYDENEEVNEEEEEEIEEPVINQKRNGKVVNIHTSSTTKVTITKPNDYSEATGICDALKNRRIVVVNTTLLELKIAQRLLDFISGSCYALGGELQQIEKGVYLLSPSNVEVTNEMKSELGSKALFSWSK, encoded by the coding sequence ATGTTTAATGTAGTTGATAAATTTAAAGAATTAATCGGAGTTGGAGAAGAATACGACGATTATGATGATTATGATGAAAATGAAGAAGTGAATGAAGAAGAGGAAGAAGAAATAGAAGAACCAGTAATAAACCAGAAAAGAAATGGAAAGGTTGTAAATATTCATACATCTTCAACAACAAAAGTTACTATTACTAAACCAAATGATTATTCAGAAGCTACAGGAATTTGTGATGCATTAAAAAATAGAAGAATAGTAGTTGTAAATACTACTTTATTAGAATTAAAGATAGCTCAGAGACTTTTAGATTTTATAAGTGGATCATGTTATGCTTTAGGTGGAGAACTTCAGCAAATTGAAAAAGGTGTATATCTTCTTTCACCATCAAATGTTGAAGTTACAAATGAAATGAAAAGTGAATTAGGATCTAAAGCACTTTTTAGTTGGTCTAAATAA